One segment of Candidatus Rokuibacteriota bacterium DNA contains the following:
- a CDS encoding outer membrane lipoprotein-sorting protein, producing the protein MRRPVPRLPGRLPLLAPLLALTLLALAGAGAPTEAQTALDIMRKQRDLQRVKDEQEVQQMDVINKAGVAKQRRVVRHTLTDKRDLSKILLRFLAPRDVENTGLLTWEAKGGDDDQWLYLPATKKVKRIASSGKKNRFMGTDFAFEDLRPENLELHRYNLLGSEAVEGQDCWVIEAVPATERQAADSGYSKRKLWVRKDSHYTIKREYYDRKGKLEKIEHSRALVNVLGTVWRANQIEMRDVQEGTRTVVKVESRALNKGLGDALFTEAALIAGGS; encoded by the coding sequence ATGCGACGCCCCGTCCCGCGGCTCCCAGGCCGCCTCCCGCTCCTCGCTCCGCTCCTCGCGCTCACGCTCCTGGCCCTGGCCGGGGCGGGAGCGCCGACGGAGGCGCAGACGGCGCTGGACATCATGCGGAAGCAGCGGGACCTGCAGCGCGTGAAGGACGAGCAAGAGGTCCAGCAGATGGACGTGATCAACAAGGCGGGCGTGGCGAAGCAGCGCCGGGTGGTCCGCCACACCCTCACCGACAAGCGGGACCTCAGCAAGATCCTGCTCCGTTTCCTGGCGCCGCGGGACGTGGAGAACACGGGCCTCCTCACCTGGGAGGCGAAGGGCGGCGACGACGACCAGTGGCTCTACCTCCCCGCCACGAAGAAGGTCAAGCGCATCGCCTCCAGCGGGAAGAAGAACCGCTTCATGGGAACGGATTTCGCCTTCGAGGACCTGAGGCCCGAGAACCTCGAGCTGCACCGGTACAACCTCCTTGGCTCCGAGGCCGTCGAGGGGCAGGACTGCTGGGTGATCGAGGCCGTCCCGGCGACGGAGCGGCAAGCCGCCGACAGCGGCTACAGCAAGCGCAAGCTCTGGGTGCGCAAGGACAGCCACTACACGATCAAGCGCGAGTACTACGACAGGAAGGGGAAGCTCGAGAAGATCGAGCACAGCCGCGCCCTCGTGAACGTGCTGGGCACGGTCTGGCGGGCCAACCAGATCGAGATGCGCGACGTGCAGGAGGGGACACGCACGGTCGTGAAGGTGGAGAGCCGCGCCCTCAACAAGGGGCTCGGCGACGCCCTCTTCACCGAGGCCGCGCTGATCGCGGGCGGGTCGTAA